Proteins encoded by one window of Emticicia oligotrophica DSM 17448:
- a CDS encoding alpha/beta fold hydrolase — MLKIEESGKAPVNGIEIYFETFGNKSNPALLLIMGLDAQCVIYGESFIKPLVDAGYYVIRFDNRDIGLSTWMNDKWHRSNPYTLEDMAKDSMELLNFLQINKAHIIGVSMGGMIAQHIAIDFPEKVLSLTSIMSSGYTLNPKVFDKYRLKIIVKLLPFLIKRFYFKNKYSNHKITVGSYVATYRLLRGTRFPFDEAYFREVFTESIEVRKGQNPRARYQQFCAIVASGSRLNKLHKIKSPTLIIHGTADPLVHPKHAQIYAPLIPKSNLMMVEGMGHELPKDALTEILPSIIKHISSTGFK; from the coding sequence ATGCTGAAAATTGAAGAATCTGGTAAAGCACCTGTGAATGGTATTGAAATATATTTTGAGACCTTTGGAAATAAATCTAATCCAGCATTATTACTTATTATGGGGCTTGATGCTCAATGTGTAATTTATGGAGAATCTTTTATTAAGCCTTTGGTTGATGCAGGATATTATGTTATTAGGTTTGATAATAGAGATATTGGTCTATCTACTTGGATGAATGATAAATGGCATCGTAGTAATCCATACACTTTAGAAGACATGGCTAAAGATAGCATGGAATTACTTAACTTCCTGCAAATCAATAAGGCACATATTATTGGCGTTTCAATGGGTGGAATGATAGCCCAACACATTGCGATTGATTTTCCAGAAAAGGTTTTATCACTTACTTCCATTATGTCATCAGGATACACTCTAAATCCTAAAGTATTTGATAAATATCGACTTAAAATTATAGTTAAACTATTACCATTCCTGATAAAGCGATTTTATTTTAAGAACAAGTATTCAAATCATAAAATAACTGTCGGTAGTTATGTAGCTACCTATCGGCTTTTAAGAGGAACACGCTTTCCTTTTGATGAAGCCTATTTTAGAGAAGTTTTCACAGAAAGTATCGAGGTCAGAAAAGGACAAAACCCTAGAGCAAGGTATCAACAATTTTGTGCAATAGTTGCATCTGGGTCTAGATTAAACAAATTACACAAAATAAAATCACCAACACTTATCATACATGGAACTGCCGACCCTTTAGTACATCCCAAACATGCACAAATTTACGCACCGCTAATTCCAAAATCAAATCTGATGATGGTTGAAGGAATGGGCCATGAATTACCAAAAGATGCACTAACAGAGATCTTACCTTCAATAATTAAACATATTTCAAGCACAGGTTTTAAATAA
- a CDS encoding enoyl-CoA hydratase/isomerase family protein has protein sequence MNYENIIIEKQEAITWIYLNRPASLNALTPQLIQELKIAIQAVAEDKNCRVLIVKGSGRAFSAGVDLKAMNESLVGGQFTAVDILNTGNEIAHLLQSIPQPTIALVHGHCYTGATELMMFFDLIIAAEDAKIGDTHAKWGILPKWGMSQRLPRLVGTLKAKEMSFTCKAITGKEAEQLGLVNKAVPTEELDQAGIKLAQEIIQNSAQTIAALKHLYNEGMSTTLVDGLKIESEFMTEITDRTDFLRGFEKNK, from the coding sequence ATGAATTACGAAAATATAATAATTGAAAAACAAGAAGCAATCACTTGGATTTATCTCAATAGACCAGCCTCACTTAATGCCCTTACTCCACAACTCATTCAAGAACTAAAAATAGCCATTCAGGCAGTAGCAGAAGATAAAAATTGTAGAGTATTAATTGTTAAAGGTTCAGGAAGAGCATTTTCCGCAGGAGTTGACCTAAAAGCCATGAATGAATCTTTAGTCGGTGGACAATTTACAGCTGTTGATATTTTAAATACTGGTAACGAAATTGCTCATCTTTTACAAAGCATTCCACAGCCAACAATTGCCCTTGTACATGGTCATTGTTATACCGGAGCAACTGAATTAATGATGTTTTTTGACTTAATTATTGCCGCTGAAGATGCCAAAATTGGTGACACACACGCAAAATGGGGAATTTTACCCAAATGGGGAATGTCACAAAGATTACCACGACTTGTTGGAACACTCAAAGCTAAAGAAATGTCGTTTACTTGTAAAGCAATTACTGGTAAAGAAGCAGAGCAATTAGGTTTGGTAAATAAAGCTGTCCCAACTGAAGAATTAGACCAAGCTGGTATTAAATTGGCTCAAGAAATCATACAAAATTCTGCTCAAACAATTGCGGCACTTAAACATTTATACAATGAAGGTATGTCAACAACACTCGTTGATGGATTAAAAATTGAAAGCGAATTTATGACTGAAATTACTGATAGAACTGATTTTTTAAGAGGTTTTGAGAAAAATAAATGA
- a CDS encoding leucine-rich repeat domain-containing protein, whose product MRKLFLLFIVVFNSVVAQNKKIYGSEEFERVIMPPRVQQHEYLNLSTISLDSKQNNLMVFDLEAKKFANDFFKIGLGLGVNIAELNQNVFLPVTLFINEKGEIDYLVYGFLNRGVINNRRMLFDSLNSTNEKYFFQIAEKFLNQTKVSKLAKQLSSKFQLSFTIQLGKDLNRKPSKTFISTISQAELCDRPDTVKTLMLNRLSLNEFPQVVFRFKNLEKLDLSNNYIVKVPKAIWSFKKLRFLSLSGNYVDYQSFKFKRNSHLKDLNLQFTGLDKIPKGLKKNKKLEILFIGNNDFITFRNKDFKHFKNLKSLNLYNVRAKALPSSIKNLVNLTELDLYHNQLQFLPKELGELKNLKTLAIAYNQLWNLPDEISSLSNLQFLYAHHNKINSLPYLPNLQLLDLGYNLFKVFPEQIYQLQALEELDISYNAINEIPMNLIKLDKLQKAFLRGNPFNKGSVVSEEYNKFVNILENRDVLVR is encoded by the coding sequence ATGAGAAAACTATTTTTACTTTTTATTGTTGTTTTTAACAGCGTTGTTGCTCAAAATAAGAAAATTTATGGTTCGGAAGAATTTGAAAGAGTGATAATGCCACCAAGAGTACAACAGCATGAATACTTAAATTTAAGTACTATTTCTTTAGATAGTAAACAAAACAATTTAATGGTATTTGATTTAGAAGCGAAAAAATTTGCAAATGATTTCTTTAAAATAGGACTAGGCTTAGGGGTAAATATAGCTGAGTTAAACCAAAATGTTTTTTTACCAGTTACACTTTTTATTAATGAAAAAGGAGAAATCGACTATTTGGTTTATGGCTTCTTAAATCGGGGAGTTATTAATAACCGAAGAATGTTGTTCGATTCCTTGAATTCGACCAATGAGAAATATTTTTTTCAGATTGCCGAAAAGTTTCTAAATCAAACGAAAGTTTCAAAATTAGCCAAACAACTTTCTTCAAAATTTCAACTTTCTTTTACAATTCAACTTGGAAAAGATTTGAATCGTAAACCAAGTAAAACTTTTATTTCAACAATAAGTCAAGCAGAATTGTGTGATAGGCCTGACACTGTCAAAACATTAATGTTGAATAGACTTTCATTAAATGAATTTCCTCAAGTAGTATTTCGATTTAAAAATCTTGAAAAATTAGATTTATCGAATAATTATATCGTAAAAGTGCCGAAGGCAATTTGGTCTTTTAAGAAGCTTAGGTTCTTGAGTTTGAGCGGAAATTATGTTGATTATCAAAGTTTTAAATTTAAAAGAAATAGTCACCTAAAAGATTTGAACTTACAATTTACAGGTTTAGATAAAATACCAAAAGGCTTAAAAAAGAATAAAAAACTAGAAATATTGTTTATTGGAAACAATGATTTCATTACGTTTCGGAATAAAGATTTCAAGCATTTTAAAAATCTTAAATCGCTGAATTTGTATAATGTAAGAGCAAAGGCATTGCCAAGTTCAATTAAAAATTTAGTTAATCTTACGGAGTTAGACCTATATCATAACCAACTTCAGTTTTTGCCTAAAGAACTTGGTGAATTAAAAAACTTAAAAACTTTGGCTATTGCCTATAATCAATTGTGGAATTTGCCTGATGAAATTTCTTCTTTATCTAATTTACAGTTTTTATACGCTCATCATAATAAGATAAACTCGTTGCCATATTTGCCAAATTTACAGCTGTTAGACCTTGGTTATAATCTTTTTAAAGTTTTCCCTGAACAAATTTATCAATTACAAGCTTTAGAAGAATTAGATATTTCGTATAATGCTATTAATGAAATACCCATGAATTTAATAAAACTAGATAAACTTCAAAAAGCTTTTTTGAGGGGAAATCCCTTCAACAAGGGAAGTGTAGTGAGCGAGGAATATAATAAATTTGTGAATATTTTGGAAAATAGAGATGTACTTGTACGATAG
- a CDS encoding MerR family transcriptional regulator gives MVRLYYSTSEVAEILDVNVSLIRFYEKKFNLKFKRNGKERQITEHDIEKLREIINTAGKGSLTLKGVKQKLSNKSDENKNKNALVNKLLTIRAFLKETLDEIN, from the coding sequence ATGGTTAGACTTTATTATTCGACTTCTGAAGTTGCGGAAATTTTAGATGTAAATGTTTCATTAATAAGATTTTATGAAAAAAAGTTTAATTTAAAATTCAAACGAAACGGTAAAGAAAGACAAATTACGGAGCATGATATAGAAAAACTTCGTGAGATAATAAATACTGCTGGAAAAGGAAGTTTAACTTTAAAAGGGGTGAAGCAAAAACTAAGTAATAAATCAGATGAGAATAAAAATAAAAATGCCCTAGTTAATAAGTTATTAACGATTAGGGCATTTTTAAAGGAAACTCTCGATGAAATTAATTAG
- a CDS encoding OmpP1/FadL family transporter, with protein sequence MKITRFFLATALIMGGIKVQAQLSLGGHFYGEDAFRYTQSKVTGSARMQGMGGSYAALGADASNAFSNPAGLGFYNRSELSITPIFNSLNTSSQYIGSTSKSSTSNANIGQLGLILSNSGNGSRKKRSAFAITYSKQVNLLSSFNYVGQNNKSSMGNYFTEKVNSLNVSAKDLDKEFDANTATADYPEGMYYWSYMIDPVAGNDTKYLQAEKSLPVNQIGNNTSTGNQSQWNMAYGANFDDKVYLGFSLGFVRMNYENLNNHNEQFPKGTVFNGFDYNENLTSRGGGMNVGLGAIVKVADNINLGVNVTSPTWLTINEVYNSNIRITTTFFKPDYTEVRTRENEFSYKITTPLKASGGVTFFLPSKKGFITADAEYVGYSNMGIKYANYDNNGYVTGYSTAAAQNTKIKNTYKDAVNIKVGGEYRIENIRLRLGAKYMPDPYTKKIDNLDRSQMVFTGGVGYRSAKFFVDVAGVLNQFTSAYTPYELANTANYASANITNNHKSFVISVGTFF encoded by the coding sequence ATGAAAATTACACGCTTTTTTCTAGCCACAGCTTTGATTATGGGAGGAATCAAAGTTCAAGCCCAATTGAGCTTAGGAGGCCATTTTTATGGAGAAGATGCCTTCAGATATACACAAAGTAAAGTGACAGGCTCTGCTCGTATGCAAGGTATGGGAGGTAGTTATGCAGCATTGGGGGCAGATGCAAGTAATGCCTTCTCTAACCCAGCGGGTTTAGGTTTCTACAATCGTTCTGAACTAAGTATTACACCGATTTTTAATTCGCTAAACACTTCATCTCAGTATATAGGCTCGACAAGTAAATCAAGTACTTCAAATGCAAATATCGGACAATTAGGCTTGATTTTAAGTAACTCTGGAAATGGTTCAAGAAAAAAACGTTCAGCTTTCGCCATTACTTACTCAAAACAAGTCAACTTACTATCAAGCTTTAACTATGTTGGCCAAAATAACAAAAGTTCAATGGGTAATTACTTCACAGAAAAAGTAAATTCATTGAATGTGAGTGCTAAAGATTTGGATAAAGAGTTTGATGCTAATACCGCAACCGCTGATTATCCAGAAGGTATGTATTACTGGTCTTATATGATTGACCCCGTTGCTGGAAATGACACTAAATATTTACAAGCAGAAAAGAGTCTGCCAGTAAATCAAATTGGTAATAACACAAGTACTGGCAATCAAAGTCAGTGGAATATGGCCTACGGAGCCAATTTTGATGACAAAGTTTACTTAGGTTTTTCTTTGGGCTTTGTAAGAATGAATTATGAAAATTTGAATAATCATAACGAGCAATTCCCTAAAGGTACGGTTTTTAATGGTTTTGATTATAATGAAAACCTTACGTCTAGAGGTGGTGGAATGAACGTTGGGCTTGGTGCAATCGTAAAAGTTGCAGACAATATTAACCTTGGAGTCAATGTAACTTCTCCAACTTGGTTAACAATCAATGAGGTTTATAATTCTAATATCAGAATTACAACAACATTCTTTAAGCCAGATTATACTGAAGTTCGTACTCGTGAAAACGAATTTTCTTATAAAATTACTACTCCACTCAAAGCTAGTGGTGGTGTAACGTTTTTCCTACCAAGCAAGAAAGGCTTCATCACTGCTGATGCTGAATATGTAGGGTACTCAAATATGGGTATTAAATACGCCAATTACGATAATAATGGTTATGTAACAGGCTATTCTACCGCCGCCGCACAAAACACTAAGATAAAAAATACTTATAAAGATGCAGTAAATATTAAAGTAGGTGGAGAATATAGAATTGAAAATATTAGATTAAGATTAGGGGCGAAGTACATGCCAGACCCTTATACAAAGAAAATTGATAATCTTGATCGTTCGCAGATGGTTTTTACGGGTGGAGTTGGCTACCGTTCAGCTAAATTCTTTGTAGATGTTGCTGGAGTATTGAATCAATTTACAAGTGCATATACGCCTTACGAATTAGCTAATACTGCCAATTATGCTTCGGCAAACATCACCAATAATCATAAAAGTTTTGTAATCTCGGTAGGAACATTCTTCTAA
- the proS gene encoding proline--tRNA ligase has translation MSKGLPKRSENYSEWYNELVKRADLAENSAVRGCMVIKPYGFSIWEKMQRALDDMFKETGHTNAYFPLFVPKSLFEAEEKNAEGFAKECAVVTHYRLKTDPNNPGKLMVDPEAKLEEELVVRPTSEAIIWNTYKTWIQSHRDLPILINQWANVVRWEMRTRMFLRTAEFLWQEGHTAHATEKEAMEETKQMLDVYAKFVEEWMSVPVIKGYKSANERFAGAEETLCIEAMMQDGKALQAGTSHFLGQNFAKAFDVKFQNKEGKLEHVWGTSWGVSTRLMGALIMAHSDDNGLVLPPKLAPIHVVIVPIFKGEEDLAAIKAVIDPIIKELKSYGITVKFDDNDANRPGWKFAEYELKGVPVRMAIGKRDLENGVIEVARRDTLTKETRSLDGIAVYVKDLLEEIQVAIYKKAFHFREENMFKVDTWAEFEEKIEQGGFLLCHWDGTSETEEKIKELTKATIRCIPLDATEEEGKCVLTGNPSNKRVVFARAY, from the coding sequence ATGAGTAAAGGTCTTCCAAAACGTAGTGAAAACTACTCGGAGTGGTACAACGAATTAGTAAAACGTGCAGATTTGGCCGAAAACTCGGCAGTTCGTGGATGTATGGTTATTAAGCCTTACGGTTTTTCGATTTGGGAAAAAATGCAGAGAGCTTTAGATGATATGTTTAAAGAAACTGGTCATACAAATGCGTATTTCCCATTATTTGTCCCCAAAAGTTTATTTGAGGCAGAAGAGAAAAATGCTGAAGGTTTTGCCAAAGAATGTGCCGTTGTTACACATTATCGTTTGAAAACTGACCCCAATAACCCCGGAAAGTTAATGGTTGACCCTGAAGCTAAATTAGAGGAAGAATTAGTGGTTCGCCCAACGAGTGAAGCAATTATTTGGAATACTTACAAGACATGGATTCAATCGCATCGCGATTTACCTATATTGATTAACCAATGGGCTAATGTTGTGCGTTGGGAAATGCGTACGCGTATGTTTTTACGTACCGCTGAATTTTTATGGCAAGAAGGGCATACGGCACATGCTACCGAAAAGGAAGCAATGGAAGAAACTAAGCAAATGTTGGATGTTTATGCCAAATTTGTAGAAGAGTGGATGTCAGTGCCTGTTATTAAGGGATATAAATCTGCTAATGAACGATTTGCTGGGGCAGAAGAAACACTTTGTATCGAAGCTATGATGCAAGATGGTAAGGCACTTCAAGCTGGAACTTCTCACTTTTTAGGGCAAAACTTTGCCAAAGCTTTTGATGTGAAATTCCAAAATAAGGAAGGTAAACTTGAACACGTTTGGGGAACTTCTTGGGGGGTAAGTACACGTTTGATGGGAGCCTTAATAATGGCACACTCAGATGATAATGGTTTGGTACTGCCTCCAAAACTTGCTCCAATTCATGTGGTAATTGTACCGATTTTTAAAGGCGAAGAAGATTTAGCGGCTATCAAAGCAGTTATTGATCCTATTATCAAAGAATTAAAATCTTACGGTATCACTGTGAAATTTGATGATAATGATGCCAATAGACCGGGGTGGAAATTTGCGGAGTATGAATTGAAGGGTGTGCCTGTTAGAATGGCCATTGGTAAACGTGATTTAGAAAATGGTGTCATTGAAGTAGCTCGCAGAGATACTCTAACAAAAGAAACACGTTCATTAGATGGAATTGCAGTTTATGTAAAGGATTTATTGGAAGAAATCCAAGTGGCTATCTACAAGAAAGCATTTCATTTCCGTGAAGAAAATATGTTTAAGGTTGATACTTGGGCAGAATTTGAAGAAAAAATCGAACAAGGTGGCTTCTTACTTTGCCACTGGGATGGCACTTCAGAAACTGAAGAAAAAATCAAAGAACTTACAAAAGCGACCATTCGTTGTATTCCATTGGATGCAACAGAAGAAGAAGGTAAATGTGTACTTACAGGAAATCCTTCGAATAAGCGTGTTGTTTTTGCAAGAGCATACTAA
- a CDS encoding FKBP-type peptidyl-prolyl cis-trans isomerase, whose translation MVKSGDKVAVHYKGTLTDGTLFDSSEGREPLEFQVGSGMVIAGFDSGVTGMSIGEKKTVHIPVEEAYGPVSEEMIFTFNRLDIPEDIPLEVGGTLNMHNGQQAIPVIVREVSATKVILDANHPLAGQDLIFEIELVGIN comes from the coding sequence ATGGTAAAATCTGGCGATAAAGTAGCGGTTCATTACAAAGGCACCCTTACTGATGGTACATTGTTCGACAGTTCAGAAGGGCGTGAGCCTTTAGAGTTTCAAGTTGGTAGTGGTATGGTTATCGCTGGTTTTGATTCGGGCGTAACTGGTATGTCTATCGGTGAGAAAAAAACTGTTCATATTCCAGTTGAAGAAGCTTATGGCCCAGTTTCTGAAGAAATGATTTTTACATTCAATCGATTGGATATTCCTGAAGATATTCCGTTGGAAGTTGGTGGAACACTCAATATGCATAATGGTCAACAAGCCATTCCTGTTATTGTGCGTGAAGTTTCAGCTACGAAAGTAATACTTGATGCCAATCATCCTTTGGCTGGGCAAGATTTGATTTTTGAAATTGAACTTGTTGGAATTAACTAA
- a CDS encoding acetyl-CoA carboxylase carboxyltransferase subunit alpha, producing the protein MRTLLDFEKPIAELESKLEDMKRLADENSVDVSGAVRTLNDNIEQLKKETFANLTRWQRVQLSRHPDRPYTLDYIERICQEFHELHGDRTVKDDPAIVGGFASIDGQSVMIIGQQKGRKTKERQHRNFGMPNPEGYRKALRLMKLAEKFNKPIITLIDTPGAYPGLEAEERGQGEAIARNLKEMMVLKVPVICIIIGEGASGGALGIAIGDKVLMMENTWYSVISPESCSSILWRSWNFKEQAAEALKLTATDMLKNKLIDGVIEEPLGGAHLDWEDMSRRLKKRILHEISELEKKTPQQRIDERIDKFCSMGVFQEL; encoded by the coding sequence ATGAGAACACTTTTAGATTTCGAAAAACCAATTGCCGAGCTCGAATCGAAGCTTGAGGATATGAAACGTCTAGCCGACGAAAATAGTGTTGATGTGAGCGGTGCAGTACGTACGCTCAATGATAACATTGAGCAATTGAAAAAAGAAACCTTCGCGAATCTTACTCGTTGGCAACGTGTACAGCTTTCTCGCCACCCAGACCGCCCTTATACATTAGATTATATTGAGCGAATTTGTCAAGAATTCCACGAATTGCATGGCGACCGTACAGTAAAAGATGACCCTGCAATTGTTGGTGGTTTTGCAAGCATAGACGGTCAATCTGTGATGATTATTGGTCAGCAGAAAGGTCGTAAAACCAAAGAACGCCAACACCGCAACTTTGGTATGCCAAATCCAGAAGGCTATCGTAAGGCACTGAGATTAATGAAATTGGCCGAGAAATTCAATAAACCAATCATTACACTCATTGACACCCCCGGTGCTTATCCTGGTTTAGAGGCTGAAGAAAGAGGTCAAGGAGAAGCCATTGCGAGAAATTTGAAAGAAATGATGGTTCTAAAAGTTCCTGTAATTTGCATCATCATCGGAGAAGGTGCTTCAGGTGGAGCTTTAGGTATAGCTATTGGAGATAAGGTCTTAATGATGGAAAATACTTGGTATTCAGTAATTTCACCAGAATCTTGCTCATCTATCTTATGGAGGAGCTGGAACTTCAAAGAACAAGCTGCTGAAGCACTCAAACTTACAGCAACTGATATGTTAAAGAATAAATTGATAGACGGCGTAATTGAAGAACCACTTGGCGGTGCACACCTAGATTGGGAGGATATGTCTAGACGTTTAAAGAAAAGAATTCTACACGAAATTTCTGAATTAGAGAAAAAGACTCCTCAACAAAGAATTGACGAAAGAATTGATAAATTTTGTTCAATGGGAGTTTTTCAAGAACTATAA
- a CDS encoding MBL fold metallo-hydrolase RNA specificity domain-containing protein — translation MKLTFWGATRQVSGSMFLLEFDDEYRVLIDCGTDLERENNQETPKSEYGIFPFDPSLINLIILTHAHIDHSGQIPNLYKEGFEGQVLCTKATMDLSEILLLDSASLNQKKYKAIHDSKKRSKKRKDIDSRELYLERQVKEAIENFVTIPFEERFKFKDNGFVTLYPAGHLLGAAHVYLEFWENNQKKTICFSGDVGRKNYPLLVDPHKIPQADYLITETTYGDRHHIDEDGKAEEILADVIQKACIDIPGRLIVPAFSVGRTQAMLYTLNKLYTDRGFTPIKVFTDSPLAKASTRIYEKHVRQLNKQAREFNEENESLFDFENLVYLESNQASKAVSNHSEPCIIISASGMVTGGRVEHHIQANISNPYATILMIGYASEHTLGWKLLNGERKELSIAGQKLPVNANIEKIDVFSGHGDLDDLIDFVKTQDKTKTKNIFLVHGELHTMQNFKNTLAEVGYNQVVIPEKGQTFEI, via the coding sequence ATGAAATTAACATTCTGGGGAGCAACAAGGCAAGTTTCGGGAAGTATGTTCTTACTCGAATTTGACGATGAGTACAGAGTTTTGATAGATTGTGGGACTGATTTGGAGCGAGAAAACAATCAAGAGACTCCCAAGTCTGAATACGGTATATTTCCATTTGACCCCTCACTTATCAATTTAATCATTCTAACACACGCACACATTGACCATTCGGGGCAAATCCCAAATCTGTATAAAGAAGGTTTTGAAGGACAAGTACTTTGCACAAAAGCCACAATGGATTTGAGTGAAATATTATTACTAGATTCTGCCTCACTCAATCAAAAAAAATACAAAGCTATTCATGATAGCAAAAAACGCTCAAAGAAAAGAAAAGATATTGATTCGAGAGAACTGTACCTCGAACGTCAAGTAAAAGAAGCTATTGAAAACTTTGTAACTATTCCATTTGAAGAGCGATTTAAATTTAAAGATAACGGTTTTGTAACTCTTTACCCAGCCGGCCACCTTCTTGGGGCAGCACACGTTTATTTAGAATTTTGGGAGAATAATCAGAAGAAAACGATTTGTTTCTCAGGTGATGTGGGTCGCAAAAATTATCCTCTTCTTGTTGACCCGCATAAAATCCCACAAGCTGATTACTTAATAACTGAAACCACTTACGGAGACCGTCATCATATTGATGAAGATGGTAAAGCTGAAGAAATTTTGGCAGATGTCATTCAAAAAGCTTGTATTGATATTCCAGGGCGATTGATTGTTCCTGCATTCAGTGTAGGTCGAACGCAAGCAATGCTTTATACGCTCAATAAATTATATACTGATAGAGGCTTTACACCAATCAAAGTATTTACTGATAGTCCCTTAGCAAAAGCAAGTACACGTATCTACGAAAAACACGTTCGACAATTAAATAAACAAGCCAGAGAATTTAACGAGGAGAATGAATCACTCTTTGATTTTGAAAATTTAGTATATTTGGAGTCGAATCAGGCAAGTAAGGCTGTTTCAAACCATTCTGAGCCATGCATAATCATTTCTGCCTCTGGAATGGTTACTGGTGGTCGAGTTGAACACCACATTCAAGCAAATATCAGCAACCCGTATGCCACAATCTTAATGATTGGTTATGCAAGTGAGCATACTTTAGGCTGGAAATTATTGAATGGCGAAAGAAAAGAGTTAAGTATTGCTGGTCAGAAATTACCTGTAAATGCAAATATTGAAAAAATTGATGTTTTTTCAGGACATGGCGACTTAGATGACCTAATTGATTTTGTCAAAACACAAGATAAAACCAAAACCAAAAATATCTTTTTAGTACACGGCGAGTTGCATACTATGCAAAATTTTAAAAATACACTCGCAGAAGTTGGATACAATCAAGTAGTAATTCCAGAAAAAGGACAAACATTTGAAATATGA
- the dacB gene encoding D-alanyl-D-alanine carboxypeptidase/D-alanyl-D-alanine endopeptidase encodes MKVFLFILLQISSPIERLQKFIDSVQNDIEVRNGVVAASIRSTQTGEYKIQYNAHKSLNSASTLKLVSTASALSVLGSDYRFKTFLEFDGYIADSVLQGNIYIRGTGDPSFGSPRIGANVDDLASYFAQKIKSYGIKKVDGYILGDGSIFSENTLADSWVWGDIGNYYGAGINGLNVNENLYNVYFKQSRRVGDFAPISKISPEIPNLKNINKVTIAERGSGDNVMLYSTPFSSIVLSEGTIPAGDGDFSVKGAIPDPPTFFAYLVQKKFILNGGITAKNNISFNQYKTIDAYFPKQRNLIFAYDSPPISELVKDCNFHSINLYADAFFKTVGYSSTKDGSFDAAVKSVKQLWSQKGVDLQGFMIRDGSGLSPSGVLTANNLTDILYTMKSDSTFSSFYASIPIVGMNGTVQNLAKGSKAVGNVRAKSGSISNTRAFSGYFTASNGEIMSFTYIINRYTDGADRKVRRYLEEMIKLMVEI; translated from the coding sequence ATGAAAGTATTTTTATTTATTCTTTTACAAATTTCAAGTCCTATCGAACGGCTCCAAAAGTTCATTGATAGTGTTCAAAATGATATTGAAGTGAGAAATGGAGTAGTTGCTGCATCTATTCGCTCGACTCAAACTGGTGAGTATAAAATACAGTATAATGCTCATAAATCGCTTAATTCTGCCTCAACATTAAAATTAGTTTCAACGGCCTCTGCATTGAGTGTTTTAGGCTCAGATTACAGATTTAAAACTTTCCTTGAGTTCGATGGATACATTGCAGATAGTGTTTTACAGGGTAATATTTATATAAGGGGCACGGGTGACCCTTCGTTTGGCTCTCCTAGAATAGGAGCGAATGTTGATGATTTAGCGAGTTATTTTGCTCAAAAAATTAAATCCTACGGAATCAAAAAAGTTGATGGATATATCTTAGGAGATGGTTCTATTTTTTCTGAAAATACTTTAGCTGATTCGTGGGTTTGGGGTGATATCGGAAATTATTACGGTGCCGGAATCAACGGACTAAATGTAAATGAAAATCTGTATAATGTATATTTTAAACAAAGCAGGAGGGTAGGAGATTTTGCCCCAATTTCAAAGATTAGTCCAGAAATTCCAAATCTTAAAAATATCAATAAGGTAACTATTGCAGAGCGTGGTTCGGGTGATAATGTAATGCTTTATAGTACGCCCTTTAGCTCGATTGTACTTTCAGAAGGCACGATTCCTGCTGGGGACGGAGATTTTTCAGTTAAAGGTGCTATTCCTGACCCACCTACTTTTTTTGCTTATTTGGTTCAAAAGAAATTTATTTTGAATGGAGGTATTACTGCGAAAAATAATATCTCATTCAATCAATATAAAACAATCGATGCTTATTTTCCAAAACAAAGAAATCTGATTTTTGCTTATGATTCACCTCCGATTTCAGAATTGGTAAAAGACTGTAATTTTCATAGCATTAATCTGTATGCAGATGCTTTTTTTAAAACGGTTGGTTATTCTTCAACAAAAGATGGAAGTTTTGATGCGGCCGTAAAAAGTGTTAAGCAACTTTGGTCTCAAAAAGGAGTAGATTTACAAGGATTTATGATTAGAGATGGAAGCGGCTTGTCACCTTCAGGAGTACTAACAGCGAATAATCTTACTGATATTCTCTACACGATGAAGAGTGATTCAACATTTTCTTCATTTTATGCATCCATTCCAATAGTAGGCATGAATGGTACAGTACAAAACCTAGCTAAAGGTTCTAAAGCAGTTGGAAATGTTCGTGCCAAAAGTGGTTCAATTAGTAATACGAGGGCATTTTCAGGTTACTTTACTGCTTCGAATGGAGAAATTATGTCGTTCACATACATAATAAATCGCTACACTGATGGTGCCGACCGAAAAGTAAGAAGATACCTCGAAGAAATGATAAAACTCATGGTTGAGATTTAA